A window from Montipora capricornis isolate CH-2021 chromosome 7, ASM3666992v2, whole genome shotgun sequence encodes these proteins:
- the LOC138058109 gene encoding uncharacterized protein: MASFKKTREMIVIAYAEKLLTDEEFLFLYEANKPVNLELPYYEYEEFNLEENISEAECKAEFRFERGDIERLADVLQLPPTFECPQGSVCDRIEGLCILLRRLAYPCRYSDMVSRFARPVPVLCMISNTVLNYIYDLHHQRIAAWNQAILNPLALQQYADAVSDKGAALNNCFGFVDGTVRPICRPGENQRMVYNGHKRVHALKFQAVALPNGLIGQLFGPVEGKRHDAAMLADSGLLTALEQYAVSPTGQAMCIYGDPAYPLRVNLMAPFRGAAITAQMEAFNKSMSNVRTSVEWLFGDIVEYFKFMDFKKNLKLGLSSIGKLYVVCALLRNALTCLYGNSTSSYFKLDPPTLEEYFA, from the exons ATGGCATCTTTTAAAAAGACTCGCGAAATGATTGTTATTGCTTACGCTGAAAAGCTACTAACTGACGAAGAGTTCCTGTTTCTGTACGAAGCTAATAAGCCAGTCAATTTAGAGCTGCCTTACTACGAGTACGAAGAATTTAACTTAGAGGAAAACATTAGCGAGGCCGAATGCAAAGCCGAGTTTCGATTTGAAAGAGGAGACATCGAGCGTCTCGCTGATGTTCTTCAATTGCCACCCACTTTTGAGTGCCCACAAGGAAGTGTTTGCGACCGAATAGAGGGACTTTGCATCCTTCTCCGCCGGCTTGCCTATCCATGTCGCTACAGCGACATGGTTAGTAGGTTTGCAAGACCAGTTCCCGTTTTGTGTATGATATCGAACACCGTGCTTAACTATATCTATGATCTTCATCATCAGAGAATCGCAGCCTGGAATCAGGCTATTCTCAATCCACTTGCTCTTCAACAATATGCTGATGCTGTGTCTGACAAAGGAGCTGCCCTCAACAACTGTTTTGGGTTTGTAGACGGAACGGTCCGTCCGATTTGTAGACCGGGAGAGAATCAAAGGATGGTATACAATGGGCACAAGAGAGTTCACGCTCTAAAATTTCAGGCTGTTGCCCTCCCTAATGGCCTCATTGGACAATTGTTTGGACCTGTAG AAGGAAAGAGGCATGATGCTGCAATGCTTGCTGATTCTGGCCTCCTTACCGCCCTGGAGCAGTATGCTGTATCCCCAACCGGACAGGCAATGTGTATTTATGGGGACCCTGCCTATCCTCTAAGAGTAAATCTCATGGCCCCATTTAGAGGTGCCGCCATAACAGCACAAATGGAAGCCTTCAACAAATCTATGTCCAATGTCCGAACGTCTGTTGAGTGGTTGTTTGGTGACATTGTCGagtatttcaagtttatggactttaagaaaaaccttaaattagGCCTTAGCTCAATTGGGAAATTGTATGTTGTATGTGCCCTGTTGAGGAATGCGTTAACTTGCCTTTATGGGAATTCCACATCAAGCTACTTCAAGCTAGATCCACCTACACTTGAGGAATATTTTGCTTGA
- the LOC138056283 gene encoding uncharacterized protein — translation MTKLALNVAAKEYLQRMSVIWSSPLSDHNRVAASNQFALPILGYLMWTQSWSIAELRQIDREVRKILVQSGGKHALGSTALLYLPREKGGRGLKSVEQEYKLVKIKAALKVYKNLDPTIAVVRKFEERAGEVGHHSFLKDSMKYAAELGLGLDLEHPSPCITQGGVTITDKKIKVALKETVEKQNTQAVREERWQGKLHTSRWEDVSLSKADCFAWLKDWTLCPSNTVAGVIGLYEQLLPTRIYYSHKVRARPATEVACRLCSRSAETVQHILAGCPTLAQNKYLERHNNALKILFFEILKDANLIDKVPPWFSQVKPKPVYENDQFQAYWDVPLYAEHTEVRANRIDARFIDHQQEKVIVLEMSCPWIDNRTSKEEEKTAKYAPLRWEIKRQYPGYDVQQYNIIIDVLGGWSTDMEEGMRNLLGSRVRTKGVLLKMQKSVLSSSLNIARTFKVIT, via the coding sequence ATGACAAAGTTAGCTTTGAATGTTGCAGCCAAAGAATACCTACAACGCATGTCAGTCATCTGGTCAAGTCCACTGTCAGATCACAACCGCGTAGCTGCATCGAACCAATTTGCCCTTCCCATACTGGGGTATCTAATGTGGACCCAGAGCTGGTCAATAGCAGAGCTTAGGCAAATTGACAGAGAAGTTCGAAAAATCCTGGTTCAGAGCGGCGGCAAACACGCCCTAGGCTCGACAGCATTACTGTACCTCCCGAGGGAAAAAGGGGGGCGCGGGCTGAAATCAGTCGAGCAAGAATACAAACTCGTCAAGATAAAGGCTGCTCTGAAAGTCTACAAGAATCTGGACCCGACCATTGCAGTTGTgagaaagtttgaagaaagagCAGGTGAGGTGGGACACCATTCATTTTTAAAGGATAGCATGAAGTATGCAGCAGAGCTCGGTCTTGGCCTGGACCTTGAGCACCCGTCACCCTGCATCACCCAGGGGGGAGTAACAATCACAGACAAGAAGATCAAAGTTGCCTTGAAGGAAACTGTAGAAAAGCAGAATACACAGGCTGTGAGGGAAgagaggtggcaaggaaagctacACACAAGTAGGTGGGAGGATGTAAGTCTGAGTAAAGCAGACTGCTTTGCTTGGCTTAAGGACTGGACGTTGTGTCCGTCTAACACCGTTGCAGGAGTGATCGGGCTCTACGAGCAACTATTGCCAACACGAATATATTACAGTCACAAGGTGCGAGCCCGACCAGCTACTGAAGTGGCATGTAGGCTATGCAGTAGATCAGCAGAAACAGTTCAGCATATTCTAGCTGGATGTCCCACCTTGGCCCAGAACAAGTACTTGGAAAGGCACAATAACGCCTTGAAGATCCTGTTCTTCGAGATCCTGAAGGACGCAAACCTTATTGACAAAGTCCCACCATGGTTCTCGCAAGTAAAACCCAAACCGGTATATGAAAACGACCAGTTTCAAGCCTACTGGGATGTCCCGCTCTATGCTGAGCACACCGAGGTGAGAGCAAACAGAATCGATGCCCGTTTTATCGACCACCAACAGGAGAAGGTGATAGTACTAgagatgagctgtccatggATTGATAACCGAACAAGTAAGGAAGAGGAGAAGACAGCCAAGTATGCCCCTCTAAGATGGGAGATAAAGCGACAGTACCCTGGGTACGATGTGCAACAATACAACATCATTATTGACGTGCTAGGTGGATGGTCCACAGACATGGAGGAGGGAATGAGGAATTTACTCGGGTCAAGAGTGAGAACTAAAGGAGTCCTGCTAAAGATGCAGAAATCGGTCTTATCAAGCTCTCTTAATATTGcccgcacttttaaagtaatcacataa
- the LOC138056281 gene encoding THAP domain-containing protein 11-like: MAESLPGGYTCCVPGCFSNSKKHKGQFSFYVFPKDPKLRRKWLLNISRKNFSPTTGHRVCSAHFLGGKKSCQNAVPTVFPLKKSHQRPKRKARRPLIRHEDTTIQDTVMESTQINGVNGVDEEESNEDKGEGSEIKTVNDLDILDAIKTRIALLEHEKQQLEKKITMERFGVERFALSDTDMQFYTGLDNYLQVKALFDFLDGSIVVHARGLTIEGPTTVSFNFKTLRSVAKSGR; encoded by the coding sequence atggcggaaagtCTTCCTGGTGGTTATACTTGTTGCGTTCCGGGGTGTTTTAGCAATTCAAAAAAACACAAAGGCCAATTTTCCTTTTATGTGTTTCCAAAGGACCCGAAATTAAGGAGGAAATGGCTTCTTAACATTTCTAGAAAGAATTTTTCACCGACAACGGGCCACCGTGTGTGTAGCGCTCATTTCCTAGGAGGCAAAAAGTCTTGCCAGAACGCCGTACCCACGGTTTTCCCTTTGAAGAAGTCACATCAGAGACCTAAACGAAAAGCAAGAAGACCTCTGATAAGGCATGAAGATACCACGATACAAGATACTGTGATGGAATCCACACAAATCAACGGAGTTAATGGAGTCGACGAGGAGGAATCCAATGAAGACAAAGGTGAAGGATCGGAAATTAAAACAGTGAACGACCTGGATATACTGGATGCAATAAAAACACGTATTGCGCTTCTTGAACACGAGAAGCAACAGCTGGAAAAAAAGATAACGATGGAAAGGTTTGGAGTCGAGCGTTTTGCTTTATCGGACACTGATATGCAGTTTTACACAGGTCTTGACAATTATTTGCAGGTCAAAGCTCTATTTGATTTCCTTGATGGTAGTATTGTTGTACATGCTCGCGGCTTAACTATTGAGGGTCCAACAACTGTAAGTTTCAACTTCAAGACCTTGAGAAGCGTGGCAAAAAGCGGTCGATAA
- the LOC138056282 gene encoding uncharacterized protein, protein MPESFKYDHPYTRIILDCTEIFIEKPSCFRVQVETYSTYKSHNTAKGLVGIAPNGAVTFISDFYGGHVSDRKIVLASGILVMLDPHDSVMADRGFEIQDLLVPKKVSLNIPPFMRCKDQLDPDEEDETRQIAAVRIYVERAIERIKNYNILKQIIPNSMAEDLNKIWKVCSYLTNLKGPLVV, encoded by the coding sequence ATGCCTGAAAGTTTCAAATATGACCACCCATACACAAGAATCATTCTTGACTGCACAGAAATCTTTATTGAGAAGCCGTCTTGCTTCAGAGTCCAGGTAGAGACTTATTCTACTTACAAGTCACATAACACTGCCAAAGGTCTCGTTGGAATTGCTCCAAATGGAGCAGTGACTTTTATTTCAGATTTTTATGGGGGGCATGTGAGTGACCGCAAAATTGTCCTTGCCTCTGGTATTTTGGTTATGTTGGATCCACACGATTCAGTGATGGCTGACAGGGGATTCGAAATTCAGGATTTGCTTGTACCAAAGAAGGTGTCCCTCAATATTCCTCCCTTCATGCGATGCAAGGATCAACTTGATCCTGACGAAGAAGATGAAACAAGGCAGATAGCTGCTGTTAGGATATACGTTGAACGCGCTATTGAGAGgattaaaaattacaatattttgaAGCAAATTATCCCTAACAGCATGGCTGAAGACCTAAACAAAATTTGGAAAGTTTGCTCATATTTAACAAATTTAAAGGGGCCATTGGTTGTCTAG